The Medicago truncatula cultivar Jemalong A17 chromosome 4, MtrunA17r5.0-ANR, whole genome shotgun sequence genome includes a region encoding these proteins:
- the LOC120580201 gene encoding zinc finger BED domain-containing protein RICESLEEPER 1-like: MADEDEDLFMREMAKPMKKKFDKYLGECNLLMAIASVLDPRCKFHSVCICFPKIYKSKEVSDENIEKVRRSLELLYDEYVALSLEESYLMPAVNLDGDNPSSSQTNVKNATEIDDLLQTIREQEAISPTKSELQDYLDQGVHVVPNSESFSALDWWRNNNMKYTILSKMAADILPIPISIVASESTFSAGGRVIDEFRSRLNEESIEALICGGDWFRHKYGVKNKSKVDKDEIQINLKI, from the exons ATGGCGGATGAAGACGAAGATCTCTTTATGAGAGAAATGGCAAAACCAATGAAAAAGAAGTTTGACAAATACTTGGGGGAGTGTAATTTGTTGATGGCTATAGCTAGTGTTTTGGATCCTAGGTGCAAATTTCACAGTGTTTGTATATGTTTTCCCAAGATATATAAATCCAAGGAAGTTTCTGATGAGAATATAGAGAAGGTTAGGCGTTCCTTGGAGTTATTATATGATGAGTATGTGGCCTTATCTTTGGAAGAGTCTTATTTGATGCCTGCTGTTAATTTGGATGGTGATAATCCATCTTCCTCTCAAACAAATGTTAAAAATGCCACTGAAATTGATGACTTGTTACAAACCATTCGGGAGCAAGAAGCCATTTCTCCCACGAAGTCAGAATTGCAAGATTATCTTGATCAAGGTGTTCATGTTGTTCCTAACTCTGAATCCTTTAGTGCTTTGGACTGGTGGAGGAACAACAACATGAAGTATACGATCTTGTCTAAGATGGCTGCTGATATACTACCTATTCCAATCTCAATTGTTGCATCCGAGTCCACATTCAGTGCTGGAGGTAGAGTTATCGATGAATTTCGCTCTAGATTAAATGAAGAATCTATTGAAGCTCTCATTTGTGGTGGTGATTGGTTCCGTCATAAGTATGGTGTGAAGAACAAATCAAAG GTTGATAAAGATGAGATACAAATCAACT